GTGTCCTGTTGATCGGGCTGTTGACCTGCTCATACCTCTGGGCGCTGGTTTTCCGCCTTCTGATATTCAAACGCGGAGCCAGGGGAGGGCAGCTGATAAAGATCAGCGACGAGGAGGCACGGTCATTTCCGGAGAGCGAGCTTCCGACCTACACGGTGCTGGTCCCGGTTTTCAGAGAGCCACTCATCGGAGAGCTGGTGGAGGCCCTGGAGCGTATCGACTATCCCCGGGACAAATTGGACATCAGGCTTCTGCTGGAGTCCGGTGACACTGAGACGATCGACGCGGCCAGCAGACTGAGGCCCCGAGCGCACCTGACGGTCGTCCAGGTGCCGAAGGCCGATCCGCAGACGAAACCGAAGGCGTGCAACTTTGGCCTCCTCACGTCGCGAGGAGAGCTGTGCACCATCTACGACGCCGAGGACCAGCCCGACCCGCTCCAGCTGCGCAAAGCCGTCATCGCACTGCACCGCCTGGGCCCTGCCTATGCCTGCGTCCAGGCCCGCCTGGGCTTCTACAACTCACGCCAGAACCTGCTCACCCGCTGGTTCACGCTCGACTACGGCACCTGGTTCAGCAACATCCTGCCGGGCCTGGTGGACATCTGTGCCCCTATCCCCCTGGGGGGAACCTCGAACCATTTCCGGGTCGCCGCGCTCAAGGTCGTGGGTGCATGGGATCCGTGGAACGTCACCGAGGACGCCGACCTGGGACTCAGGCTGCGGCGGGCCGGATATCAGGTCAGCGTGCTCGACTCCACGACCCTGGAGGAGGCCAACCCCG
The sequence above is drawn from the Arachnia rubra genome and encodes:
- a CDS encoding glycosyltransferase family 2 protein — encoded protein: MTATMPRRALGQGALLPPGEAPAPFPDSEFVAPDQALDVACHALEYRSPKYSAHAVLARWQRVLLVICFLVLLAGLIVAPGITGVLLIGLLTCSYLWALVFRLLIFKRGARGGQLIKISDEEARSFPESELPTYTVLVPVFREPLIGELVEALERIDYPRDKLDIRLLLESGDTETIDAASRLRPRAHLTVVQVPKADPQTKPKACNFGLLTSRGELCTIYDAEDQPDPLQLRKAVIALHRLGPAYACVQARLGFYNSRQNLLTRWFTLDYGTWFSNILPGLVDICAPIPLGGTSNHFRVAALKVVGAWDPWNVTEDADLGLRLRRAGYQVSVLDSTTLEEANPDPINWIRQRSRWYKGYLQTFLVHMRSPRLITDQLGWRSVVDMAVFVAGTPLLSALNGVFWILTMIWFTSHSELVAGLFPPGIYHLGLLCLVLGNLCIMYMNLYTARTMERPDLLVAALLAPAYWVLMWVAAVKAIVQLVRNPSYWEKTAHGLHPEATPQVASSAPVPTVPRQEQAWQ